From the Planctomycetia bacterium genome, one window contains:
- a CDS encoding valine--tRNA ligase: MNAPTIEDLPKQYQHAEPEQRWYKFWLDNKYFHSEPDPERKKFPKGPYTIVIPPPNVTGALHLGHALNNTLQDMLIRFKRMQGYNALWMPGTDHAGIATQAVVERRLLQEEKLSRHDLGREELVRRIWKWKEEYEKRILGQLQRMGASCDWDRTRFTLDPMCARAVRQTFFSLFKSGLIYRGKRLVNWDTYLQTAVSDDEVENVTVDGHFWHLRYPVVNPQAGEPTHVTIATTRPETMLGDTAVAVHPDPAEALNQVEKELRAKLESASEKEKPQIQAELEKLAERRTTHLPLLIQLRDMARAGRMLDLPLTGRQIPLVADEWAKPEMGSGCVKITPAHDPNDYEVGKRQSLPMINILNPDGTLNDNGAAYKGLPMPKARERVVADMEALGFLLETEDRKIELPMSDRSKTPIEPYLADQWFVRMKDADDGKAGLAQSAMDAVSDGRVKIIPERYGRSYLDWLGEKRDWPVSRQLWWGHRIPVWHIQHFSLKPEHVKVTMSAFRAYLQAAGVDEGDIAIQKDSREEFRCCVKTDAGDQAILALQEAMATYWKNDAVRQPGASNLRHLFPTIGHFPQATDAAWALVRDVIEIERDLDVLDTWFSSALWPHSTLGWPEQTAELKYYYPTSTLITSRDIITLWVARMVLTGLHNVGEVPFKEVFIHPKILDSFGDTMSKSKGNGVDPLDVVDKFGADALRFGLAYITTETQDVRMPVDFECPHCHELIEQTKKNRVQPRVDCKKCGQPFRTQWAEKPADTALLRGAVVSERFELARNFCNKLWNAARFAMLNLEGYTAGSVSDAELAVEDRWILSRLNTVAAGMTDDLDHYRYAEAMRKVYEFAWDEFCSFYVEMVKGRMQDAAQRPAAQRVLAHVLDVMLRLLHPAMPFITEEIWQRLREFAPSRGLTNPQPAAESVMIAAWPECETARQDATIEARFARFQEMLRGLRDIRARQNILPKTSIRFALRCDAETATLLSPMAPYFGSLAGAEATTWGPTVQAFETTATLTLPFGELFVDLEGLIDFAAEITRKEKERDNLAGMIKSKEGKLSNASFVDRAPADVVAKEKQSLEDAKKTLESVERSLVELRAKQKT, encoded by the coding sequence ATGAACGCGCCTACGATCGAAGACCTGCCGAAGCAGTATCAGCACGCCGAGCCCGAGCAGCGTTGGTACAAGTTTTGGCTCGACAACAAATACTTCCACAGCGAGCCCGACCCGGAACGTAAGAAATTTCCGAAGGGTCCGTATACGATCGTCATTCCGCCGCCGAACGTCACCGGTGCGCTGCATCTCGGGCACGCGCTGAACAACACATTGCAAGACATGCTCATTCGCTTCAAGCGAATGCAAGGCTACAACGCCCTCTGGATGCCCGGCACGGATCACGCGGGCATCGCCACGCAAGCCGTGGTCGAGCGCCGGCTGCTACAAGAAGAGAAGCTCAGTCGACACGATCTCGGCCGCGAAGAGTTGGTGCGGCGCATCTGGAAATGGAAAGAGGAATACGAGAAGCGCATCCTCGGCCAGTTGCAGCGCATGGGAGCCAGTTGCGATTGGGACCGGACCCGCTTCACGCTCGACCCGATGTGCGCTCGGGCCGTGCGTCAGACGTTCTTCAGTCTCTTCAAGTCGGGCCTGATCTATCGCGGCAAGCGGCTCGTCAACTGGGACACCTACCTGCAGACGGCCGTGAGCGACGACGAAGTCGAAAACGTCACGGTCGACGGACACTTCTGGCACTTGCGCTACCCCGTGGTGAACCCGCAGGCCGGGGAGCCGACGCACGTGACCATCGCTACGACGCGCCCCGAGACGATGCTCGGCGATACGGCCGTGGCGGTGCATCCCGACCCGGCTGAAGCTTTGAACCAAGTTGAGAAAGAACTACGCGCCAAGTTAGAGAGCGCGAGCGAAAAAGAAAAGCCGCAGATTCAGGCCGAGCTCGAAAAGCTCGCCGAGCGCCGCACCACGCACCTGCCGTTGCTCATTCAGCTCCGCGATATGGCCCGCGCCGGCCGCATGCTCGACCTCCCTCTCACCGGCCGGCAGATTCCGCTCGTCGCCGACGAATGGGCCAAGCCTGAGATGGGCTCCGGCTGCGTGAAGATCACGCCGGCGCACGACCCGAACGACTACGAAGTGGGCAAGCGGCAGTCGCTGCCGATGATCAACATACTGAACCCCGATGGCACGCTCAACGACAACGGAGCCGCTTACAAAGGCCTGCCGATGCCGAAGGCTCGCGAGCGAGTCGTAGCCGATATGGAAGCGCTCGGCTTCTTGCTCGAAACGGAAGATCGCAAGATCGAGCTGCCGATGTCGGACCGCTCGAAGACACCGATCGAACCGTACTTGGCCGACCAATGGTTCGTACGCATGAAAGATGCCGACGACGGCAAGGCAGGCCTCGCGCAATCGGCGATGGACGCCGTGAGCGACGGCCGCGTGAAGATCATTCCGGAACGCTACGGCAGAAGCTACCTCGACTGGCTCGGCGAGAAGCGCGACTGGCCGGTGAGCCGGCAGCTTTGGTGGGGACATCGGATTCCGGTGTGGCATATCCAACACTTTTCTTTAAAGCCCGAACACGTAAAAGTTACGATGTCTGCATTCAGGGCATATCTTCAAGCCGCAGGTGTGGACGAAGGTGACATTGCTATCCAAAAGGATAGCCGCGAAGAGTTTCGCTGCTGCGTCAAAACCGACGCCGGAGACCAAGCGATTCTTGCACTCCAAGAGGCGATGGCAACTTACTGGAAAAATGATGCGGTTCGGCAACCGGGCGCATCGAATCTTCGCCACTTGTTTCCGACTATTGGTCACTTCCCACAAGCTACTGACGCAGCTTGGGCATTGGTCCGTGACGTGATCGAAATTGAGCGCGATCTTGACGTTCTCGATACCTGGTTCAGCTCCGCCCTTTGGCCGCATAGTACGCTTGGTTGGCCGGAGCAGACTGCCGAGTTGAAGTACTACTATCCGACCAGCACGCTCATCACCAGCCGCGACATCATCACGCTCTGGGTCGCACGGATGGTGTTGACCGGCTTGCACAATGTCGGCGAGGTGCCGTTCAAGGAAGTCTTCATCCACCCGAAGATTCTCGACTCGTTCGGCGATACGATGTCGAAGTCGAAGGGGAACGGCGTCGATCCGCTCGATGTGGTCGATAAGTTCGGGGCCGATGCCCTGCGGTTCGGCCTCGCCTATATCACGACGGAAACACAAGACGTCCGGATGCCGGTCGATTTCGAGTGTCCGCATTGCCATGAGCTGATCGAGCAGACGAAGAAGAACCGCGTGCAGCCGCGCGTCGATTGTAAGAAATGCGGGCAGCCGTTCCGCACGCAATGGGCCGAGAAGCCCGCCGATACGGCGTTGCTGCGCGGTGCGGTCGTGAGCGAGCGGTTCGAGCTCGCGCGCAACTTCTGCAACAAGCTATGGAACGCCGCGCGGTTCGCGATGCTCAACCTCGAAGGCTACACGGCAGGTTCGGTAAGCGATGCCGAGTTGGCGGTGGAAGATCGTTGGATTCTGAGCCGATTGAATACCGTCGCAGCCGGAATGACCGACGACTTAGACCACTATCGCTATGCCGAAGCGATGCGCAAGGTGTATGAATTCGCGTGGGACGAGTTCTGCAGCTTCTATGTCGAGATGGTGAAAGGTCGGATGCAAGATGCCGCGCAGCGTCCGGCCGCGCAGCGCGTGCTCGCGCATGTGCTCGACGTGATGCTTCGTCTTTTGCATCCCGCGATGCCGTTCATCACTGAAGAAATCTGGCAACGGCTCCGCGAGTTCGCCCCGAGCCGCGGCTTGACGAATCCGCAGCCCGCGGCTGAAAGCGTGATGATCGCCGCGTGGCCGGAATGCGAAACCGCGCGCCAAGACGCGACCATCGAGGCCCGCTTCGCTCGGTTTCAAGAGATGCTCCGCGGACTGCGCGACATTCGCGCTCGGCAAAACATTCTGCCCAAGACGTCGATCCGTTTCGCGCTTCGCTGCGATGCGGAAACCGCGACGCTCTTGAGCCCGATGGCTCCGTATTTCGGCTCGCTCGCGGGTGCCGAAGCGACGACTTGGGGTCCGACGGTGCAAGCCTTCGAGACGACCGCGACGTTGACGCTGCCGTTCGGCGAGCTGTTCGTCGATCTGGAAGGTTTGATCGACTTCGCCGCCGAGATTACGCGGAAGGAAAAAGAGCGCGACAATTTAGCGGGCATGATCAAAAGCAAAGAGGGAAAACTCTCAAACGCCAGCTTCGTCGATCGCGCGCCGGCCGATGTCGTGGCGAAAGAGAAGCAATCGCTTGAGGACGCGAAGAAGACGCTGGAATCGGTCGAGCGATCACTCGTGGAACTGCGGGCGAAGCAGAAGACGTAA
- a CDS encoding PLP-dependent aspartate aminotransferase family protein: protein MAEFHDPYGDDAAERFSTLSVHAGEARQKPGNSVTDPIFCASTYSFEDTAAVLEFIEKKLPREEYGRYGNPNERTAEKKLAALEGGEDAILFSSGMAAIVGLLTSKLSAGDEVVFFDECYHRSREFCVKHMSRFGVVTRQVKMGDFAAMDAAINANTKLLVSESPTNPHLSVVDMEKFVGVAKKHGVETLIDATLGTPYNARPIAAGVDYVLHSATKYLAGHNDLLAGVLVGSTAKLEPVRKLRGILGAVNSPHNIYLLLRGLKTFSLRMERHNQNGLAIAQFLAGHPKIEKVYYPGLETHAYFDVARRTMRGYGGLITFTIKNADWKQTSRVVDGVKIPRIAPSLGGVESLIEQPLVMSYWDYSPEMRAQFGIDDNMIRLSCGIEDTQDLIDDLKQALEKV, encoded by the coding sequence ATGGCCGAGTTCCACGATCCTTACGGCGACGACGCCGCCGAACGCTTTTCGACTCTCTCGGTTCACGCCGGCGAGGCCCGACAAAAGCCCGGCAACTCCGTCACCGATCCGATCTTCTGCGCGTCGACGTATTCGTTCGAGGATACGGCCGCGGTGTTGGAGTTCATCGAGAAGAAGTTGCCGCGTGAAGAATACGGGCGCTACGGCAACCCGAACGAACGGACCGCCGAAAAGAAACTGGCGGCGCTCGAAGGAGGCGAAGATGCGATTCTGTTTTCCAGCGGCATGGCGGCGATCGTCGGGCTGCTTACTTCCAAGCTCAGCGCCGGCGACGAGGTCGTCTTCTTCGACGAGTGTTATCACCGTAGCCGCGAGTTCTGCGTGAAGCACATGTCGCGGTTCGGAGTCGTTACGCGGCAGGTGAAGATGGGAGACTTCGCCGCGATGGACGCCGCGATCAACGCGAACACGAAATTGCTCGTGAGCGAATCGCCGACGAACCCGCACTTGAGCGTCGTCGACATGGAGAAGTTCGTCGGGGTGGCGAAGAAGCACGGCGTCGAGACCTTGATCGATGCCACGCTCGGCACGCCGTACAACGCCCGCCCGATCGCCGCGGGAGTCGACTACGTGCTTCACTCGGCGACGAAGTATCTCGCCGGCCACAACGACCTGCTGGCCGGCGTGCTCGTCGGCAGCACGGCGAAGCTTGAGCCGGTTCGCAAGCTGCGGGGGATTCTCGGGGCGGTGAATTCGCCGCATAACATCTACCTGTTGCTGCGCGGCTTGAAGACCTTCTCGCTACGCATGGAGCGCCACAATCAAAACGGCCTCGCGATCGCGCAGTTTCTCGCGGGCCATCCGAAGATCGAGAAAGTATACTACCCTGGCCTAGAAACCCACGCCTACTTCGACGTCGCCCGACGGACGATGCGCGGCTACGGCGGCTTGATTACTTTTACGATCAAGAACGCCGATTGGAAGCAAACGAGCCGCGTCGTCGACGGCGTGAAAATCCCGCGGATCGCGCCCAGCTTGGGCGGAGTCGAATCGCTGATCGAGCAACCGCTGGTGATGAGCTATTGGGACTACTCTCCCGAAATGCGAGCCCAATTCGGCATCGACGACAACATGATCCGCCTCTCCTGCGGCATCGAAGACACGCAGGACTTGATCGACGATCTGAAGCAGGCGTTGGAGAAAGTATGA
- the cimA gene encoding citramalate synthase, whose protein sequence is MRRIEIYDTTLRDGSQGEGVSFSLQDKVLVARRLAEMGFDYVEGGYPLSNEKDAQFFERVRGEKFPHTRITAFGMTRRKGVAPADDPGMKALVDSGAPSITIVGKTSDFHVLEVLRVSLEENLAMIRETIAYLRSQGREVVYDAEHFFDGWKANPAYAAQTIRAAAEAGARIVVCCDTNGGTMPHEVASCVAAAIAALKPFNVPVGIHTHNDCELAVANSLAAVDAGAVQVQGTINGLGERCGNADLISVVANLAIKQGYEVLQPGCLGRLTELSRYIYELANLNHRVNQPYVGASAFAHKGGMHVHAVNRVSSSYEHIPPEKVGNERRILVSELSGRSNIEALTAKHNLQHDRQLMERILAKVVSLENDGYQFEAAEGSFELLVQKCADLYKPHFERLSFHVNVEADAEGNITTEATVKLKIGDRIRHEVAEGDGPVNALDAALRKALMDVYPNLADMQLVDYKVRVINSEAATAAGVRVVIESRDDAQVWGTIGVSENVIEASWIALVDSIEYKLMTDDAAKS, encoded by the coding sequence ATGCGACGCATCGAAATCTACGACACTACGCTTCGCGACGGCAGCCAAGGCGAAGGGGTGAGCTTCTCGCTGCAAGACAAAGTGCTCGTCGCCCGTCGGCTCGCCGAGATGGGCTTCGATTACGTCGAAGGAGGCTACCCCCTTTCGAACGAGAAAGACGCCCAGTTCTTCGAGCGGGTCCGCGGCGAAAAGTTTCCGCACACGCGCATCACGGCCTTCGGCATGACACGCCGCAAAGGGGTCGCTCCGGCCGACGATCCCGGCATGAAGGCGCTCGTCGATTCCGGAGCGCCGTCGATCACGATCGTCGGCAAGACGTCCGACTTTCATGTGCTGGAAGTTCTCCGCGTGTCGCTCGAAGAGAACCTCGCGATGATCCGCGAGACGATCGCCTACTTGCGCAGCCAAGGGCGCGAAGTGGTGTACGACGCCGAACATTTTTTCGACGGCTGGAAAGCGAATCCCGCCTACGCCGCGCAGACCATTCGCGCGGCGGCCGAAGCCGGCGCGCGGATCGTCGTCTGCTGCGATACCAACGGCGGCACGATGCCGCACGAGGTCGCGAGTTGCGTTGCCGCCGCGATCGCAGCCTTGAAGCCGTTCAACGTGCCGGTCGGCATCCATACGCACAACGATTGCGAGCTCGCCGTCGCCAACTCGCTGGCGGCCGTCGATGCCGGAGCGGTGCAAGTGCAAGGGACTATCAACGGTCTCGGCGAGCGGTGCGGCAACGCCGATCTTATCTCGGTCGTCGCGAACCTCGCGATCAAGCAGGGCTACGAGGTGCTTCAGCCCGGTTGCCTCGGTCGGCTGACGGAGCTTTCGCGCTACATCTACGAGCTTGCGAACCTGAACCATCGCGTCAACCAGCCGTATGTCGGCGCCAGCGCGTTCGCCCACAAAGGAGGCATGCACGTTCACGCGGTCAATCGCGTGTCGAGCAGCTACGAACACATCCCGCCCGAGAAGGTCGGCAACGAACGGCGCATCCTCGTCAGCGAGCTTTCCGGTCGCTCGAACATCGAAGCCCTGACCGCGAAGCACAACTTGCAGCACGATCGGCAGTTGATGGAACGGATTTTGGCGAAGGTCGTATCGCTCGAGAACGACGGCTATCAGTTCGAAGCGGCCGAAGGTTCGTTCGAGCTCCTCGTGCAGAAATGCGCAGACCTTTACAAGCCGCACTTCGAGCGATTGAGCTTTCATGTCAATGTCGAGGCCGACGCCGAAGGCAACATCACCACCGAAGCGACCGTGAAGCTCAAGATCGGCGATCGCATCCGCCACGAAGTCGCCGAGGGAGATGGGCCCGTCAATGCTCTCGATGCCGCACTCCGAAAAGCGCTGATGGACGTCTATCCCAACTTGGCCGACATGCAGCTCGTCGATTATAAAGTGCGGGTCATCAACTCCGAAGCCGCCACGGCTGCCGGCGTGCGCGTCGTCATCGAAAGCCGCGACGACGCGCAAGTCTGGGGCACGATCGGCGTCAGCGAAAACGTGATCGAAGCGAGTTGGATCGCGCTGGTCGACAGTATCGAGTATAAGTTGATGACGGACGACGCTGCGAAGTCTTGA
- a CDS encoding sugar kinase, whose product MANDCLSVGVLVADHMCAPIARMPKAGELVLTDQLLLTIGGCASNAAMDMARVGVDVSVVGCVGNDAFGQFIVDTLDAAGAGTKLIQRLPQVGTAATLIVNVQGEDRRFIHTLGANAKLTVADIPWDEVRKSKVLYVGGYLLMTALDQLELAEVFRQARAVGVTTVLDVVLPGAGDHWSRLEKLLPHTDVFLPNTDEAALITGLDDPRAQAERFREAGAATVVITCGGDGTLLSTQGLRLKAEIYRFPYVGATGAGDAFDAGYIAGLLQGLGPRECLAWGNVLGGSCVRSISATAGVFNREEAEAYLKEHPLVTTSW is encoded by the coding sequence ATGGCTAACGACTGCTTAAGCGTCGGCGTTTTGGTGGCCGACCATATGTGCGCACCGATTGCGAGAATGCCCAAAGCCGGCGAGCTCGTACTTACCGATCAACTGCTGCTGACGATCGGCGGCTGCGCCTCGAACGCGGCGATGGATATGGCGCGCGTCGGCGTCGATGTGAGCGTGGTCGGTTGCGTCGGCAACGACGCGTTCGGCCAGTTTATCGTCGACACGCTCGATGCCGCGGGAGCGGGGACGAAGCTGATTCAGCGCCTCCCGCAGGTCGGCACCGCCGCGACGTTGATCGTTAACGTGCAAGGCGAAGATCGCCGCTTTATTCACACGCTCGGGGCGAACGCGAAGCTCACCGTAGCGGATATCCCGTGGGACGAAGTGCGCAAGTCGAAGGTGCTCTACGTCGGCGGCTATCTCTTGATGACGGCGCTCGACCAGTTGGAACTGGCCGAAGTCTTCCGCCAAGCGCGTGCCGTCGGCGTGACGACGGTGCTCGACGTCGTGTTGCCCGGCGCGGGAGACCACTGGAGCCGCTTAGAAAAACTGCTGCCGCATACCGATGTCTTTCTGCCGAACACCGATGAAGCGGCCCTCATCACCGGGCTCGACGACCCGCGCGCCCAGGCCGAACGCTTCCGCGAGGCCGGCGCAGCGACCGTCGTCATCACCTGCGGCGGCGATGGCACGCTCCTAAGCACGCAGGGGCTTCGCCTGAAGGCCGAGATCTATCGCTTCCCCTACGTCGGCGCTACCGGCGCGGGCGACGCCTTCGACGCGGGCTACATCGCCGGGCTGCTGCAAGGGCTCGGCCCGCGCGAATGCCTCGCCTGGGGCAACGTGCTGGGCGGCAGCTGCGTCCGCTCGATCAGCGCCACGGCCGGAGTGTTCAACCGCGAGGAAGCCGAAGCGTATCTTAAGGAACATCCGCTTGTGACGACGAGCTGGTGA